The following proteins are co-located in the Octopus sinensis unplaced genomic scaffold, ASM634580v1 Contig17432, whole genome shotgun sequence genome:
- the LOC115231113 gene encoding uncharacterized protein LOC115231113, with product MTVTEVPGSLFLQPTVNNPHLLRPHMDSAYSELQKSLRKCFETENVVSEESATLHAEIPNMETLMIWKCPNYNYECDGTCSTGPQFQVMNPGGISSLWIRNVTKELSSRTFYDNNLNIAKTDLKINNKQQKILNLMQQEPAADKSVSYSSLEYSALLWSF from the exons ATGACCGTAACAGAAGTCCCTGGCTCGCTTTTTCTACAACCCACGGTGAACAATCCGCATTTATTACGACCACACATGGACTCTGCTTACTCAGAATTACAGAAATCTTTAAGAAAATGCTTCGAAACAg aaaatgtCGTGTCTGAGGAAAGTGCCACTCTTCATGCTGAAATACCAAATATGGAAACGCTGATGATTTGGAAATGTCCGAATTATAACTATGAATGTGACGGGACATGCAGTACCGGCCCTCAATTTCAAGTTATGAACCCTGGTGGCATTTCCTCTCTTTGGATCCGAAACGTAACAAAGGAACTTTCGTCTCGGACATTTTATGACAACAACCTCAACATTGCAAAAACCGATTTGAAGATAAACA ataaacaacaaaagattctGAATCTAATGCAACAGGAACCGGCAGCAGACAAATCCGTGTCATACTCGTCTTTGGAATACTCGGCGTTGCTTTGGTCATTTTAA